Part of the Tepiditoga spiralis genome, TTGGGATGATGCCTTGGATGTTTGGGGAGTTCATGGAATGGGAGGTTTCATGGGTGTTATTTTCTTGGGACTCTTTGCAACCAAAAGCGTAAATCCTAATGGAGCTAATGGACTCTTTTATGGGGGAGCAGGATTTTTTATGAAAGAAATAATTGCAGCAGTATTTGCAGCTGTTTATGCATTTGTATTTACATATATAATGCTTATAATAATCAATAAATTTACTCCAGTAACAGTAAAGAAACAAGAACAAGAACATCTTGATGAAAGCTTACATGGAGAAGATGCTTATATATAAATTAATAAAAACAATAAAACGCTCACAAGATTTGTGGGCGTTTTATTATTAGGTTAAAAATGTGTTATAATTATAGTGTGAGGGTGTGTTTAAAAAAAGGAGGGATACTTATGATTTTTGCGAAAAAAGAAGGAGAACCTTTTGATATTTTTGAAGTTTCGGATGAAACAAAGTATAAAATTTATCAAACTCTACCTTATGATGGAATAGAGTACATTGATTTTAATGTTACTAAGGAGTATAGAATACAGTTATTAAAAGTAGTTGATGTAAAAGATGATTTTGATGTTTATATTTCTTATAACCCTGACAAAGAACATGTTTTAAAAATTATGGAAGAATTTTCTGAAAAAGTTTTAGTTTTAATTAATAAAAAAGATGATGAAAAACATTGGTTTTATAATTCGGTAATGCACGAAATGATAAATCAATATAAGAGATTTTTAAAACAAAATCATATAAACTTCATTGAAGAAATAGAATCTGAAAAAGTTGTTTTCATATTAAAAAAATAGAGCTTTAAGCTCTATTTTTTTAATATATTAAGTATGTTCTCAATAATTATATTACCTTTTAAATTAGCTCTAACTTTATTTCCTCCACCTTTTACATCATATTTTTGAATAATATTTTTTGATAGTTCTTTACAGTCAATAGTATTTGAAGTAATAGTATACTCTCCATCTTTACCAAAGATATAAGTGAAGTCTTTGAAGTATTTTATTAAATTTTTAGCAACATCATTATTTTCTTCATATACAATAATATTGTCTTTAGAATTTTTTATTAAAAATTCAGATAATAATTTGGCATGTTCTTCACTGAGTTTTTTTAAATCTTTTTTTAATTCCTTTTTTTCTTCTAATAAACTTTTGATTCTTTCATTTAAGGATTCAATAGAAGTTGTTAAGTTTATAGATAATGATTTTAATAGAGTGTTTTTATAATTATAATCATTTAAGGCTCTTTTCCCAGCTACATAATAAATTCTTGTTAAATTACCTTTTATTTTTTCTTTATTTATTATTTTGATTAGTCCTATTTCTGCAGTATTATTGACATGAAAACCACCACAAGGATTAATATCAAAATCACCAATTTTTATTAATCTTACTTTTCCTGTTACTTTACTACTTAAAGGTTTTCTCAATTTATATTTTTCTATTTCAGATTTTTCAATTAATATTTTTTCAACTTCTATATGTTTTTGAATAATATTATTAGAAAGATCTTCTATATTTTTAATTTTTTCATCACTAAGATTTGAACAATCAATATCTACGGTTGTATAGTTTTTACTCATGTGAAATCCTTTAGTTTCATAGTTGTATTTTTGTTCAAAAGAAGCAGATATAATATGTTGTGCAGTGTGTTGTTGTGCAATATCTATTCTGTTTTTTAAGTCAATATTATATTCATATGATCCTGGTTTTAACTCTTTGTCAATTAATATATAATCCTTTAATACCTCTATTATATTTGCATCTTTTATAGTTCCTCTATCTCCAAGTTGTCCGCCTTTTCCATCTGGATAAAATGGAAAATTCTCAACTTTGATTTTATAAATATCATTATATTTTATAGTTTCTAATATATTTATAGTCAAAATTATCACTTCCTCACTTATTTTGAAGTTTTTTCTATATAATGATTTATATCAATATCAATAAAATCAAATGAATTTTCAATTTTTTTAGACCATTTTAAGTTTTGTGGATGTTCTATTCTTGTTGAAAGCATAGTTTCAGCTCCAATTAAATTTGAAAGTTCAAGTGCTTTTTTTATATTTAATATTCCTCCAAATTTTGTTATATCTAATACAAAACCTGTTCCAATATTATTTATTCTTAAAATATCTTCCATTTTTTCAATAGATTCATCCCAAAATATGGCATAATCCAGAGCAAAGTCAGAAACATGATATTCTCTTCCTGGAGGAACAGGTTGTTCAATAGCTATTATGTTATAAGTATATATTTCTTTTAATAACTTTCTTAGTTCATAATGATTATATTTTCCTCTAAAATCTAACCATAAATTTTTATTACCACAAAGTTTTAATGTTTCTAATACATCTTTATAAGATGGTTTTTCTAAAAATTCAATTTTTATATTTTTTTTGTTTATAATATTTAATATATTTAAATCTTTTTTCCAAAAAATTTTTTGAAGAGTAGTATTTTCAGCTTTTTGTTTTTTAAAAAACATTTTAGAAATATCTAAACTTTTTTTATTATTTATATAATCACATATTGAAAGAGAAACTGCTGTTTTAGATGCCATA contains:
- a CDS encoding alanyl-tRNA editing protein; translated protein: MTINILETIKYNDIYKIKVENFPFYPDGKGGQLGDRGTIKDANIIEVLKDYILIDKELKPGSYEYNIDLKNRIDIAQQHTAQHIISASFEQKYNYETKGFHMSKNYTTVDIDCSNLSDEKIKNIEDLSNNIIQKHIEVEKILIEKSEIEKYKLRKPLSSKVTGKVRLIKIGDFDINPCGGFHVNNTAEIGLIKIINKEKIKGNLTRIYYVAGKRALNDYNYKNTLLKSLSINLTTSIESLNERIKSLLEEKKELKKDLKKLSEEHAKLLSEFLIKNSKDNIIVYEENNDVAKNLIKYFKDFTYIFGKDGEYTITSNTIDCKELSKNIIQKYDVKGGGNKVRANLKGNIIIENILNILKK
- a CDS encoding enolase C-terminal domain-like protein — translated: MKRERDVYYWQERSILKNLNSEWKEHIVFKIIDKDGYEGIGAATPESLYGETFKTTMAVIELLRRLTENFKDLGNLYDFEEQMNNLVKKDMASKTAVSLSICDYINNKKSLDISKMFFKKQKAENTTLQKIFWKKDLNILNIINKKNIKIEFLEKPSYKDVLETLKLCGNKNLWLDFRGKYNHYELRKLLKEIYTYNIIAIEQPVPPGREYHVSDFALDYAIFWDESIEKMEDILRINNIGTGFVLDITKFGGILNIKKALELSNLIGAETMLSTRIEHPQNLKWSKKIENSFDFIDIDINHYIEKTSK